Proteins from a genomic interval of Gossypium hirsutum isolate 1008001.06 chromosome A09, Gossypium_hirsutum_v2.1, whole genome shotgun sequence:
- the LOC107889702 gene encoding kinetochore-associated protein KNL-2 homolog isoform X2 produces the protein MAPKTRDKNNGDANQHDSNDGSSSYFQKTVCLHDWWLIKAEKEFEGKRLSVAGSTSIESKAFRLFTSAPIVKRHDALTLQTADGICVCIRGFINKQRTIENGFSSEVFTHFFIGFPPYWEKYAKECMGETIMADVGLQVVPNSSNAARDSGLSLISTPCNHAVNLSTMVEERSNLDSSQQKGEASTIKVQDEQNLNRKIPSCLTSKLNHVKESSFEKETRKKLDFEEVASSVSRERKGNKSIISPDSLNFKRSRSGRVLLPRMEFWRNQIPVYDQDRRITGIKEEVDDVNSSGSRSNPKHQKR, from the exons ATGGCTCCCAAAACCCGCGACAAAAACAACGGCGACGCAAACCAACACGACAGCAATGACGGCAGTTCATCATACTTCCaaaaaact GTTTGTTTGCACGATTGGTGGTTGATTAAAGCCGAGAAAGAGTTTGAAGGAAAGAGATTATCTGTTGCAGGGTCCACATCAATAGA GTCAAAAGCGTTTCGGTTATTTACCTCTGCACCGATTGTAAAAAGACACGATGCATTAACTCTCCAGACAGCTGATGGGATTTGTGTTTGCATCAGAGGTTTCATCAACAAACAACGAACCATTGAAAATGGGTTTTCTTCTGAG GTCTTTACTCATTTTTTCATTGGCTTTCCTCCTTACTGGGAAAAATATGCTAAAGAGTGTATGGGGGAAACTATTATGGCCGATGTCGGATTACAAGTTGTCCCTAATTCTAGTAATGCAGCGAGAGATTCAG GTCTTAGCTTGATTTCGACTCCATGTAATCATGCCGTTAACTTGTCTACAATGGTTGAAGAGAGATCAAACCTTGACAGCAGTCAGCAAAAGGGTGAAGCTTCAACAATAAAGGTTCAAGATGAACAAAATCTAAATAGGAAAATACCGAGCTGCTTAACCTCAAAGTTAAACCATGTCAAAGAATCCTCATTTGAGAAGGAGACTCGGAAGAAACTTGATTTCGAAGAAGTT GCAAGTTCTGTATccagagaaagaaaagggaataaATCTATCATCTCTCCGGATTCTCTGAATTTCAAACGGTCAAGATCAG GTAGAGTCCTTTTACCTCGAATGGAATTTTGGCGCAACCAAATTCCGGTTTATGATCAG GATCGTAGAATCACAGGCATTAAGGAAGAGGTGGATGACGTGAACTCATCAG
- the LOC107889703 gene encoding uncharacterized protein isoform X2 → MSAGVCGKRVGFEEIFGSSPKRFRCSGYESPNSSSDPGSRPDDRVSTFSALDPELRTSVVDTNEDFKESSNALSSDLEERNKQYGFDCVRTGNCTDETATCSQISDYNVEDVNKQNFYDRNAVNSPEWTDLFVHEMTSAMNIDDAKARAARILEAFERRVVANKRAAEEIEHASLKEHLRSLLDNNQILRRDVAIQHERNIEQEGKEREVQHLKLTLNQYIEQARTLELNNYTLRLHLQRAQAQQSSSIKGQFPPDIY, encoded by the exons ATGTCTGCAGGGGTTTGTGGGAAAAGGGTGGGCTTTGAAGAAATATTCGGATCGTCTCCCAAGAGATTCAGGTGTTCTGGTTACGAATCTCCCAACTCATCGTCGGATCCTGGGTCCAGACCCGATGACCGGGTTTCAACTTTCTCTGCTTTGGATCCTGAG TTAAGAACATCTGTTGTCGATACGAATGAAGATTTTAAGGAGAGTTCGAATGCACTTTCTTCTGATCTCGAAGAAAGAAATAAACAATATGGCTTTGATTGTGTGAGAACTGGAAATTGTACTGATGAGACTGCTACAT GTAGTCAAATCTCGGACTACAATGTCGAAGATGTAAATAAACAGAATTTTTATGATAGAAATGCAGTCAACAGTCCTGAGTGGACTGACTTGTTCGTGCACGAGATGACGAGTGCAATGAATATAGACGATGCTAAGGCACGTGCTGCTAGGATTTTAGAAGCCTTTGAGAGGCGTGTTGTCGCCAATAAAAGGGCTGCCGAAGAG ATTGAGCATGCTTCCTTGAAGGAACATTTGCGGAGCTTgttagataacaatcaaattctGAGGAGAGATGTTGCCATTCAGCATGAACGCAACATCGAGCAAGAGGGGAAGGAAAGAGAAGTGCAACACTTGAAGCTCACTCTCAACCAGTACATCGAACAAGCTCGAACTTTAGAG TTGAACAACTACACATTAAGGCTACATCTTCAAAGGGCACAAGCACAACAAAGTAGCTCAATTAAGGGGCAATTTCCTCCGGATATATACTAA
- the LOC107889702 gene encoding kinetochore-associated protein KNL-2 homolog isoform X1 — MAPKTRDKNNGDANQHDSNDGSSSYFQKTVCLHDWWLIKAEKEFEGKRLSVAGSTSIESKAFRLFTSAPIVKRHDALTLQTADGICVCIRGFINKQRTIENGFSSEVFTHFFIGFPPYWEKYAKECMGETIMADVGLQVVPNSSNAARDSGLSLISTPCNHAVNLSTMVEERSNLDSSQQKGEASTIKVQDEQNLNRKIPSCLTSKLNHVKESSFEKETRKKLDFEEVASSVSRERKGNKSIISPDSLNFKRSRSGRVLLPRMEFWRNQIPVYDQDRRITGIKEEVDDVNSSGSGSYYMDAANCCGLFLLLSLGSRSNPKHQKR; from the exons ATGGCTCCCAAAACCCGCGACAAAAACAACGGCGACGCAAACCAACACGACAGCAATGACGGCAGTTCATCATACTTCCaaaaaact GTTTGTTTGCACGATTGGTGGTTGATTAAAGCCGAGAAAGAGTTTGAAGGAAAGAGATTATCTGTTGCAGGGTCCACATCAATAGA GTCAAAAGCGTTTCGGTTATTTACCTCTGCACCGATTGTAAAAAGACACGATGCATTAACTCTCCAGACAGCTGATGGGATTTGTGTTTGCATCAGAGGTTTCATCAACAAACAACGAACCATTGAAAATGGGTTTTCTTCTGAG GTCTTTACTCATTTTTTCATTGGCTTTCCTCCTTACTGGGAAAAATATGCTAAAGAGTGTATGGGGGAAACTATTATGGCCGATGTCGGATTACAAGTTGTCCCTAATTCTAGTAATGCAGCGAGAGATTCAG GTCTTAGCTTGATTTCGACTCCATGTAATCATGCCGTTAACTTGTCTACAATGGTTGAAGAGAGATCAAACCTTGACAGCAGTCAGCAAAAGGGTGAAGCTTCAACAATAAAGGTTCAAGATGAACAAAATCTAAATAGGAAAATACCGAGCTGCTTAACCTCAAAGTTAAACCATGTCAAAGAATCCTCATTTGAGAAGGAGACTCGGAAGAAACTTGATTTCGAAGAAGTT GCAAGTTCTGTATccagagaaagaaaagggaataaATCTATCATCTCTCCGGATTCTCTGAATTTCAAACGGTCAAGATCAG GTAGAGTCCTTTTACCTCGAATGGAATTTTGGCGCAACCAAATTCCGGTTTATGATCAG GATCGTAGAATCACAGGCATTAAGGAAGAGGTGGATGACGTGAACTCATCAG
- the LOC107889703 gene encoding uncharacterized protein isoform X1, producing MSAGVCGKRVGFEEIFGSSPKRFRCSGYESPNSSSDPGSRPDDRVSTFSALDPELRTSVVDTNEDFKESSNALSSDLEERNKQYGFDCVRTGNCTDETATCSQISDYNVEDVNKQNFYDRNAVNSPEWTDLFVHEMTSAMNIDDAKARAARILEAFERRVVANKRAAEEQIEHASLKEHLRSLLDNNQILRRDVAIQHERNIEQEGKEREVQHLKLTLNQYIEQARTLELNNYTLRLHLQRAQAQQSSSIKGQFPPDIY from the exons ATGTCTGCAGGGGTTTGTGGGAAAAGGGTGGGCTTTGAAGAAATATTCGGATCGTCTCCCAAGAGATTCAGGTGTTCTGGTTACGAATCTCCCAACTCATCGTCGGATCCTGGGTCCAGACCCGATGACCGGGTTTCAACTTTCTCTGCTTTGGATCCTGAG TTAAGAACATCTGTTGTCGATACGAATGAAGATTTTAAGGAGAGTTCGAATGCACTTTCTTCTGATCTCGAAGAAAGAAATAAACAATATGGCTTTGATTGTGTGAGAACTGGAAATTGTACTGATGAGACTGCTACAT GTAGTCAAATCTCGGACTACAATGTCGAAGATGTAAATAAACAGAATTTTTATGATAGAAATGCAGTCAACAGTCCTGAGTGGACTGACTTGTTCGTGCACGAGATGACGAGTGCAATGAATATAGACGATGCTAAGGCACGTGCTGCTAGGATTTTAGAAGCCTTTGAGAGGCGTGTTGTCGCCAATAAAAGGGCTGCCGAAGAG CAGATTGAGCATGCTTCCTTGAAGGAACATTTGCGGAGCTTgttagataacaatcaaattctGAGGAGAGATGTTGCCATTCAGCATGAACGCAACATCGAGCAAGAGGGGAAGGAAAGAGAAGTGCAACACTTGAAGCTCACTCTCAACCAGTACATCGAACAAGCTCGAACTTTAGAG TTGAACAACTACACATTAAGGCTACATCTTCAAAGGGCACAAGCACAACAAAGTAGCTCAATTAAGGGGCAATTTCCTCCGGATATATACTAA